From Burkholderia sp. WP9, a single genomic window includes:
- a CDS encoding transposase produces the protein MHFDEISDEEWLLLAPILADPPISHRQRGRPRAQVRVVANAVVWVLTTGESWSMLPSHYPSAPTCRHRFEAWRSSGALAQMYRILSSTGRKFRCGPQFTLERRDASSRRIDRETWEDGFRRVFWREQASWQTPREAWQSSHTADTFRHIARQLPNSLNAGDPVPGCVESCAPVTRPHTMQRPASPWTTLASKGQTESDPRGYVIHVSADRLANAHFRGWAEIVRDKKRVARSGLIGPSFEHRETAQQYALEWARQWIDEECGESGESGDDAAESNSDVRQQRKCSG, from the coding sequence GTGCATTTCGACGAAATCAGTGACGAAGAATGGCTGCTGCTCGCGCCTATCCTCGCGGATCCTCCCATTTCTCACCGGCAGCGCGGCCGGCCACGCGCGCAGGTTCGCGTCGTGGCGAACGCCGTGGTGTGGGTGCTGACGACCGGCGAATCCTGGTCGATGTTGCCGAGCCACTATCCGTCGGCGCCGACCTGCCGGCACCGCTTCGAGGCGTGGCGTTCGAGCGGCGCCCTGGCGCAGATGTACCGGATTCTTTCGAGCACTGGACGCAAGTTCCGGTGCGGTCCGCAGTTCACACTGGAGCGCCGCGATGCCTCATCGCGCCGCATCGATCGAGAGACGTGGGAAGATGGTTTTCGCCGGGTGTTCTGGAGGGAGCAGGCGTCCTGGCAAACACCGCGCGAGGCATGGCAGTCGTCCCATACCGCCGATACGTTCAGGCATATTGCGCGGCAACTCCCGAATTCCCTGAATGCAGGGGATCCCGTACCCGGGTGCGTCGAATCGTGCGCACCGGTGACTCGCCCACACACCATGCAACGGCCCGCCTCGCCATGGACGACCCTCGCGTCCAAAGGCCAGACCGAATCCGACCCGCGCGGCTACGTGATCCACGTTTCCGCCGATCGACTGGCCAACGCGCATTTCCGCGGATGGGCCGAGATCGTGCGTGACAAAAAGCGCGTCGCACGCTCCGGGCTGATCGGTCCGAGCTTCGAACACCGCGAGACGGCGCAGCAATACGCGCTCGAATGGGCGCGGCAATGGATCGACGAGGAATGCGGCGAAAGCGGCGAAAGCGGCGACGACGCCGCAGAATCGAACAGCGATGTTCGCCAACAAAGAAAATGCTCGGGGTGA
- a CDS encoding methyl-accepting chemotaxis protein — protein MKISTKLILIVGTALAGVVSIAAIALSQLDHALIESRQAQIETLLTKAEHLVLYYQSLEASGKMSRDDAQAAAKTALSQLNANSQSYYWVTNTDSVNLVHPNPSLVGTKTGGNKTTSGDLTDTQAYQQGLAKNHIALVDVLIKRSQDAPLVGKLQGVVAIPAWQWWIGTGFFYDDISAAYWKLAKMLIVISLAIFAAVGSMAWVMTRSVKRELGGEPADAAAFAAQIASGNLAAAIKLEPGDRSSLLYALSQMRLQLCELVKGIQHSSDSIATGSGEIAQGNTDLSQRTEEQAASLQETAASMEQLTATVKQNADNARQASQLAVLATDATQRGGNAVDEVIGTMQSIADESRKIGQIITVIEGIAFQTNILALNAAVEAARAGEEGRGFAVVAGEVRTLAQRSAAAAKDIKELIHSSVARVDDGTDQVAVAGERMSEIVESIRRVSDIMGEIAAASIEQSTGIEQVNRAVSQMDEVTQQNAALVEQAAAAAASLDEQAARLQTMVGTFRIQ, from the coding sequence ATGAAAATTTCGACCAAACTGATTTTGATTGTCGGCACCGCCTTGGCAGGTGTCGTCAGCATCGCTGCGATCGCGCTGTCGCAACTCGACCATGCCCTGATCGAGAGCCGTCAGGCGCAGATTGAAACGCTGCTGACCAAAGCGGAACACCTCGTGCTGTATTACCAGTCGCTCGAAGCGAGCGGCAAGATGAGCCGCGACGACGCGCAGGCTGCCGCCAAAACGGCGCTCAGTCAGCTGAACGCGAACAGCCAGAGCTACTACTGGGTGACGAATACCGACAGCGTCAATCTGGTCCACCCGAACCCGAGTCTCGTCGGCACCAAAACCGGCGGCAACAAGACCACATCTGGCGATCTCACCGATACGCAGGCGTATCAGCAGGGACTTGCAAAGAATCACATTGCACTGGTGGACGTGCTGATCAAGCGCTCTCAGGACGCCCCGCTCGTCGGCAAGCTGCAAGGCGTGGTCGCCATTCCGGCATGGCAATGGTGGATCGGCACGGGGTTCTTCTATGACGACATTAGCGCGGCGTACTGGAAACTCGCGAAAATGCTGATCGTGATTTCGCTTGCGATCTTTGCCGCGGTTGGCAGCATGGCGTGGGTCATGACGCGTAGCGTGAAGCGTGAATTGGGCGGCGAACCGGCCGATGCCGCGGCGTTTGCGGCGCAAATCGCGTCGGGCAATCTGGCCGCCGCGATCAAGCTGGAGCCGGGCGACCGCTCGAGTTTGCTGTACGCGTTGAGCCAGATGCGGCTGCAGTTGTGTGAACTGGTGAAGGGCATTCAGCATTCGAGCGATTCGATTGCGACCGGCTCGGGTGAAATCGCGCAAGGCAACACCGATCTGTCGCAACGCACCGAAGAGCAGGCTGCTTCCTTGCAGGAGACGGCGGCGAGCATGGAGCAGTTGACGGCAACCGTGAAGCAGAATGCCGACAACGCGCGGCAGGCGAGCCAGTTGGCGGTGCTCGCGACGGATGCCACCCAGCGCGGCGGCAATGCGGTCGATGAGGTGATCGGCACGATGCAGAGCATCGCCGACGAATCGCGCAAAATTGGCCAAATTATTACGGTCATCGAAGGCATCGCGTTCCAGACCAACATTCTCGCGCTCAATGCAGCGGTGGAAGCGGCACGGGCCGGCGAGGAAGGGCGCGGTTTTGCGGTGGTCGCGGGCGAAGTGCGCACGCTCGCGCAACGCAGCGCGGCGGCCGCGAAGGATATCAAGGAGCTGATCCATTCGTCCGTGGCGCGCGTTGACGACGGCACGGATCAGGTGGCGGTCGCGGGCGAACGGATGAGCGAGATCGTAGAGTCGATCCGGCGCGTGAGCGACATCATGGGCGAAATCGCCGCTGCGTCGATCGAGCAGAGCACCGGTATCGAGCAGGTGAATCGTGCGGTGTCGCAGATGGACGAGGTGACGCAGCAAAACGCGGCACTGGTCGAACAGGCGGCAGCCGCCGCGGCATCGCTCGATGAGCAGGCCGCGCGGTTGCAGACGATGGTCGGCACATTCCGTATTCAGTAG
- a CDS encoding methyl-accepting chemotaxis protein: MHKLSFTQKLWLPLIISLGALLAVSVSAAWQSRETRIEERKHDLTNVAHVGLSVVAEYGALAQSGALPEADARKQALERLRGIRYGEDGYFLVINSTPRMVMHPIKPALEGKDLANSADADGRHHYVTFASVAQAPEGGFVDYVFPHPGAAAAQAVGKIGYVVRYAPWDWIIATGAYVDDIDAAFMQSLWLIGAIFVAVSVVLVTLVALTNRSIVRTVGGEPAYAANVADAIASGDLTVAIHTRDGDTSSLLHVMQRMRDALTGTVRQIKHASDNVACGANEIANGNADLSSRTENQAASLQETASSMEQMAAMVRQTADHARTASGLAASAADIANRGGDMIGQAVSAMKAISNESGRMVEIIATIEGIAFQTNILALNAAVEAARAGEQGRGFAVVAGEVRSLAQRSATAAKEIRQLISRAVDSVGSGATLVENTGSTIDQARDAIMRVTGVVQEIAAAAAEQSAGIDQVNLAVTQMDSMTQQNAALVEQAAAAAQSLKEQATSLQRAAGAFHVDAEAGTSGDAPVLSV, from the coding sequence ATGCACAAGCTCAGTTTTACGCAAAAACTGTGGCTGCCGCTGATCATCAGCCTCGGCGCCCTGCTGGCCGTTTCGGTGTCGGCAGCGTGGCAGTCGCGCGAGACGCGCATCGAGGAGCGTAAGCACGACCTCACCAACGTCGCGCACGTCGGGCTCAGCGTCGTGGCGGAATACGGGGCGCTGGCGCAAAGCGGCGCGCTGCCGGAGGCGGACGCCCGCAAGCAGGCACTCGAACGCCTGCGCGGCATCCGCTATGGCGAAGACGGCTACTTTCTCGTCATCAACTCGACGCCGCGGATGGTGATGCATCCGATCAAGCCGGCGCTCGAAGGCAAGGATCTCGCGAACAGCGCCGATGCCGACGGCCGTCACCATTACGTGACGTTCGCGTCGGTCGCGCAGGCGCCGGAAGGTGGCTTCGTCGACTATGTGTTCCCGCATCCTGGTGCGGCGGCCGCGCAGGCGGTCGGCAAGATCGGCTACGTGGTGCGCTATGCGCCGTGGGACTGGATCATCGCGACCGGCGCCTATGTCGACGACATCGACGCTGCGTTCATGCAATCGCTGTGGCTGATCGGCGCGATCTTCGTGGCGGTGTCGGTGGTGCTCGTGACACTCGTCGCGCTCACGAACCGCAGCATCGTGCGCACGGTCGGCGGCGAACCGGCCTACGCTGCGAACGTGGCGGATGCGATCGCATCAGGCGACCTCACGGTGGCGATCCACACACGCGACGGCGACACGTCGAGCCTGCTGCACGTCATGCAGCGAATGCGCGATGCGCTGACGGGCACCGTCCGGCAGATCAAGCACGCCTCGGACAACGTCGCGTGCGGCGCGAACGAGATCGCGAACGGCAATGCGGATCTGTCGTCGCGCACCGAGAACCAGGCGGCCTCGTTGCAGGAAACGGCGTCGAGCATGGAGCAGATGGCAGCGATGGTCCGCCAGACTGCGGACCACGCGCGTACCGCGAGCGGGCTTGCGGCCAGCGCGGCGGATATCGCCAACCGCGGCGGCGACATGATCGGGCAAGCCGTCTCGGCAATGAAAGCCATCTCGAACGAATCGGGCCGCATGGTCGAGATCATCGCGACGATCGAAGGCATTGCGTTCCAGACCAACATCCTCGCATTGAATGCGGCGGTCGAAGCGGCGCGCGCGGGCGAACAGGGCCGCGGTTTCGCGGTCGTCGCGGGCGAGGTGCGCAGCCTCGCGCAGCGCAGCGCGACCGCGGCAAAGGAAATCCGCCAGTTGATCAGTCGTGCGGTGGACAGCGTCGGCAGCGGCGCGACCCTGGTCGAAAACACCGGTTCGACGATCGACCAGGCGCGCGACGCGATCATGCGCGTGACCGGCGTCGTGCAGGAGATCGCGGCGGCGGCCGCCGAGCAAAGCGCCGGCATCGACCAGGTGAACCTCGCGGTCACGCAGATGGACAGCATGACGCAGCAGAACGCGGCACTCGTCGAGCAGGCGGCAGCCGCGGCACAGTCGCTGAAGGAGCAGGCAACGAGCCTGCAACGCGCGGCCGGCGCCTTCCATGTGGACGCCGAAGCCGGCACGAGCGGCGACGCACCGGTACTATCCGTCTAA
- the gabD gene encoding NADP-dependent succinate-semialdehyde dehydrogenase, which translates to MTTLTLKDPSLLKTHAYIAGEWQGADDGATFEVKNPATGEVIATVPRMGTAETRRAIDTANAAWPTWRATTAKQRAVILRKWHDLMIENADDLATILTTEQGKPLAEAKGEIQYAASFLEWFAEEGKRVNGDTIPTPANDKRIVVTKEPIGVCAAITPWNFPAAMITRKVGPALAAGCPIIVKPAEATPLSALALAVLAERAGVPRGVFNVVTGEPKAIGAEMTGNPIVRKLSFTGSTPVGRLLMAQCAPTVKKVSLELGGNAPFIVFDDADLDAAVAGAIASKYRNSGQTCVCTNRFYVHDKVYDAFAEKLRVAVEQLKVGRGTEDGVTQGPLINEAAVLKVESHIEDALAKGARILTGGKRHALGHGFFEPTVLADVTPAMKVARDETFGPLAPLFRFSSDEEVIGLANDTEFGLASYFYSRDIGRVWRVAEALEYGMVGINTGLISNEVAPFGGVKQSGLGREGSHYGIDDYVVIKYMCVGGI; encoded by the coding sequence ATGACCACGTTGACCCTGAAAGACCCGTCGCTGCTGAAAACGCACGCCTACATCGCAGGCGAATGGCAAGGCGCGGACGACGGCGCGACCTTCGAAGTGAAGAACCCCGCCACGGGCGAAGTCATTGCGACGGTGCCGCGCATGGGCACGGCGGAAACCCGCCGCGCGATCGACACGGCCAACGCCGCGTGGCCCACATGGCGCGCCACGACCGCGAAGCAGCGCGCGGTGATCCTGCGCAAATGGCATGACCTGATGATCGAGAACGCCGACGATCTGGCGACGATCCTCACCACGGAACAAGGCAAGCCGCTCGCCGAGGCCAAGGGCGAAATCCAGTACGCCGCTTCGTTCCTGGAATGGTTCGCGGAAGAAGGCAAGCGCGTGAACGGCGACACGATCCCGACGCCGGCGAACGACAAGCGCATCGTCGTGACGAAAGAACCGATCGGCGTTTGCGCGGCTATCACGCCGTGGAACTTCCCGGCCGCGATGATTACCCGCAAGGTCGGTCCGGCGCTCGCGGCGGGCTGCCCGATCATCGTCAAACCGGCTGAAGCCACGCCGCTCTCCGCGCTCGCGCTCGCCGTGCTGGCCGAGCGCGCCGGCGTGCCGCGCGGTGTGTTCAACGTCGTGACCGGCGAGCCGAAAGCCATTGGCGCGGAAATGACGGGCAATCCGATCGTGCGCAAGCTGTCGTTCACCGGCTCGACGCCGGTCGGCCGTCTGCTCATGGCGCAGTGCGCGCCGACGGTCAAGAAGGTGTCGCTCGAACTCGGCGGCAACGCGCCGTTCATCGTGTTCGACGACGCGGATCTGGATGCCGCGGTGGCCGGCGCGATTGCGTCGAAGTATCGCAATAGCGGCCAGACCTGCGTGTGCACGAACCGTTTCTATGTGCACGACAAGGTCTACGACGCGTTCGCCGAGAAACTGCGCGTCGCCGTCGAACAGCTGAAGGTGGGCCGCGGCACCGAAGACGGCGTCACGCAAGGTCCGCTGATCAATGAAGCGGCCGTGCTCAAGGTCGAGTCGCATATCGAAGACGCGCTCGCCAAAGGCGCGCGTATCTTGACCGGTGGCAAGCGTCATGCGCTCGGCCACGGCTTCTTCGAGCCGACGGTGCTCGCGGATGTCACGCCGGCCATGAAGGTCGCGCGCGACGAAACCTTCGGGCCGCTCGCGCCGCTGTTCCGCTTCTCGTCGGACGAGGAAGTGATCGGCCTTGCCAACGATACCGAGTTCGGCCTCGCGTCGTATTTCTATAGCCGCGATATCGGGCGCGTCTGGCGTGTCGCCGAAGCGCTCGAATACGGCATGGTCGGCATCAACACGGGCCTGATCTCGAACGAGGTCGCGCCGTTCGGCGGCGTCAAGCAATCGGGCCTGGGCCGCGAAGGGTCGCACTACGGCATCGACGATTACGTGGTCATCAAGTACATGTGTGTCGGTGGGATCTGA
- a CDS encoding 4-aminobutyrate--2-oxoglutarate transaminase translates to MKNAELKSRKDAATPRGVGVMCDFYAERAENAELWDVEGRRFIDFAAGIAVCNTGHRHPKIVAAIRDQLDHFTHTAYQIVPYASYVELAEKLNERAPGDHPKKTAFFTTGAEAVENAIKIARAATGRPGVIAFTGGFHGRTLMGMALTGKVAPYKIGFGPFPSDVFHAPFPNPLHGVTTADSLKAIEFLFKADIDPKRVAAIIFEPVQGEGGFYPAPAEFVRALRKLCNEHGILLIADEVQTGFARTGKLFAMHHYDVVPDLMTVAKSLAGGMPLSGVIGRADVMDAAAPGGLGGTYAGNPLAVAAAHAVLDIIDEEKLCERATVLGDRVKAKLIALQSEVPQIADVRGPGGMVAVEFCKAGSSEPDAEFTKRVQTRALERGLLLLVCGVYSNVVRFLFPLTIQDAVFDEAMAILGDVIKDSVAIAA, encoded by the coding sequence ATGAAGAATGCCGAACTGAAAAGCCGCAAAGACGCTGCCACACCGCGCGGCGTCGGAGTGATGTGCGATTTCTACGCCGAGCGCGCTGAAAACGCGGAATTGTGGGACGTCGAGGGCCGCCGTTTCATCGACTTCGCGGCCGGTATCGCCGTCTGCAACACGGGCCACCGTCATCCGAAGATCGTCGCCGCGATTCGCGATCAGCTCGACCATTTCACCCACACGGCGTATCAGATCGTGCCGTACGCTTCGTATGTCGAACTGGCCGAGAAGCTCAACGAGCGCGCGCCCGGCGACCATCCGAAGAAAACCGCGTTCTTCACGACCGGCGCCGAAGCCGTCGAAAACGCGATCAAGATCGCCCGCGCCGCGACCGGCCGCCCGGGCGTGATCGCCTTCACCGGCGGTTTCCACGGCCGTACGTTGATGGGCATGGCGCTGACCGGCAAGGTCGCGCCGTACAAGATCGGCTTTGGCCCGTTCCCGTCGGACGTGTTCCACGCCCCGTTCCCGAATCCGCTGCACGGCGTGACCACAGCCGACTCGCTGAAGGCCATCGAATTCCTGTTCAAGGCCGACATCGATCCGAAGCGCGTGGCCGCGATCATTTTCGAGCCGGTTCAGGGCGAAGGCGGTTTCTATCCGGCGCCGGCCGAATTCGTGCGCGCCTTGCGCAAGCTGTGCAATGAGCACGGCATTCTGCTAATCGCCGACGAAGTCCAAACCGGTTTCGCACGCACCGGCAAGCTGTTCGCCATGCATCACTACGACGTGGTGCCCGATCTGATGACGGTCGCCAAGAGCCTTGCCGGCGGCATGCCGCTGTCGGGCGTGATCGGCCGCGCGGACGTGATGGATGCTGCCGCGCCTGGCGGCCTCGGCGGCACGTATGCGGGCAATCCTTTGGCCGTTGCCGCCGCGCATGCGGTGCTCGATATCATCGACGAAGAGAAGCTGTGCGAGCGCGCCACAGTCCTGGGTGACCGCGTCAAGGCCAAGCTGATCGCGCTGCAAAGCGAAGTGCCCCAGATCGCGGACGTGCGCGGCCCCGGCGGCATGGTTGCCGTCGAGTTCTGCAAGGCAGGCAGCTCGGAGCCGGATGCGGAGTTCACCAAGCGCGTGCAGACTCGCGCGCTCGAACGCGGCTTGCTGCTGCTGGTGTGCGGCGTCTATTCGAACGTGGTGCGTTTCCTGTTCCCGCTCACGATTCAGGACGCGGTTTTCGACGAAGCCATGGCAATTCTCGGCGACGTGATCAAAGACAGCGTCGCGATCGCGGCTTGA
- a CDS encoding PLP-dependent aminotransferase family protein has translation MRASVLSDWLAQRLDRGNGQPIYRQLHRLLQQAILSRELPPGSKVPSSRLLAQELGIGRNTVTQVYEQLVLEGYVSSATGRGTFVADSAPDEIVGVPDAVAPDVRPEPLPQQARRALSTRGARLVAGAGVSKRQWGAFMPGVPDVTKFPARVWSRLHNKYWRRLRPDLLTYAPGGGLASLRHALADYLRTSRSVRCTPEQIIITTGIHQSVDLAVRLLSDPGDVIWTEDPCYWGVRSVLHVSGLQSRPIAVDEEGINPSADDLAQPPKLMLVTPSHQYPLGMVMSLARRRMLLEYARLNQCWIIEDDYDSEFRYGSRPLASLQGLDTSGQVIYVGSFGKTLFPGLRIGYLVVPEALAESFATASAELYREGQLLQQAMLAEFIAEGHFTSHIRKMRTLYGQRRQTLLDAAAQRYGDALPAVGGDAGLHLVMQLPEGSDDRRVAAAALERNIVVRPLSGYYAQPSLAPSGLLIGYACVPDEEIAPAFNTLADAIDATLPEFA, from the coding sequence ATGCGTGCGAGCGTTTTGTCCGACTGGCTGGCCCAGCGCCTCGACCGCGGCAATGGGCAGCCGATCTATCGCCAGCTGCATCGGCTCTTGCAGCAGGCGATCCTGTCGCGCGAACTGCCGCCGGGCAGCAAGGTGCCGTCGTCGCGTTTGCTGGCGCAGGAGTTGGGCATCGGGCGCAATACCGTCACGCAGGTGTACGAGCAACTCGTGCTCGAAGGCTATGTGAGTTCGGCGACCGGGCGTGGCACGTTCGTTGCCGACAGCGCCCCGGACGAGATCGTCGGCGTGCCCGATGCCGTGGCGCCCGACGTGCGGCCGGAGCCGCTGCCGCAGCAGGCGAGGCGAGCGCTTTCCACGCGCGGCGCGCGGCTGGTGGCGGGCGCGGGCGTGTCCAAGCGTCAGTGGGGCGCGTTCATGCCTGGCGTGCCGGACGTCACGAAATTTCCGGCGCGGGTGTGGAGCCGCTTGCACAACAAATATTGGCGCCGGCTGCGGCCGGACCTGCTCACGTACGCGCCGGGCGGCGGGCTGGCGTCTCTGCGGCACGCGCTGGCCGACTATCTGCGCACCTCGCGCTCGGTGCGCTGTACGCCGGAGCAGATCATCATCACGACCGGCATTCACCAGTCGGTCGACCTCGCCGTGCGCCTGTTGTCCGATCCGGGCGACGTGATCTGGACCGAGGATCCCTGTTATTGGGGCGTGCGTAGCGTGCTCCACGTGTCCGGCCTGCAATCGCGGCCGATCGCCGTCGACGAGGAAGGCATCAATCCTTCCGCCGACGACCTCGCGCAGCCGCCGAAGCTGATGCTCGTCACGCCTTCGCATCAATACCCGCTTGGCATGGTGATGAGTCTCGCGCGGCGCCGCATGCTGCTCGAATATGCGCGGCTGAACCAGTGCTGGATCATCGAGGACGATTACGACAGCGAATTCCGCTATGGCAGCCGGCCGCTCGCATCGTTGCAAGGGTTGGATACGTCGGGGCAGGTGATCTACGTGGGCAGCTTCGGCAAGACGCTGTTTCCGGGTTTGCGCATTGGCTACCTCGTCGTGCCGGAGGCGCTGGCGGAGAGCTTTGCCACCGCGAGCGCCGAGTTGTATCGCGAGGGGCAGCTGTTGCAGCAGGCGATGCTCGCGGAGTTCATTGCCGAAGGGCATTTCACGTCGCATATCCGCAAGATGCGCACGCTCTACGGACAGCGCCGCCAGACGCTGCTCGATGCCGCCGCGCAGCGTTACGGCGACGCGTTGCCGGCCGTGGGCGGCGACGCCGGCCTGCATCTGGTGATGCAGTTGCCCGAAGGCAGCGACGACCGGCGGGTGGCCGCCGCCGCGCTGGAGCGCAATATCGTGGTGCGGCCTTTGTCGGGGTACTACGCGCAGCCGTCGCTGGCGCCGTCGGGTTTGCTGATCGGCTACGCGTGCGTGCCGGATGAGGAGATCGCGCCGGCGTTCAATACGCTGGCCGATGCGATCGATGCGACGTTGCCGGAGTTTGCGTGA
- a CDS encoding DMT family transporter, translated as METFVVLLVLLSALLHATWNAFLHLSEDRVWLLGMMAIPYIAVSAVGVVVLPMPAPQAWPYIFASVVLEFGYLLALIRAYKSGDFGQIYPIARGLSPMLVFVGALVFAHEALKPLAAIGVALVSIGIVSLAFRRGMRFSGESVPFALLTGLFISAYSVVDGIGARVAGNGLSYIMWVYLIWNIPQFLLAWHWRGGAKGLFIGRAVVFKGMASGVLALSAYCLIIEAYRYLPIAMVSALREMSSIFAVLIGWLFMREKLTTRRIVACALVTLGAVLIRT; from the coding sequence ATGGAAACCTTTGTCGTTTTGCTGGTGCTGCTCTCCGCGCTGCTTCACGCCACGTGGAACGCGTTCCTGCATCTTTCGGAAGATCGCGTCTGGCTGCTCGGCATGATGGCGATTCCGTATATCGCCGTGAGCGCGGTCGGCGTGGTCGTACTGCCCATGCCCGCGCCGCAGGCGTGGCCGTACATCTTTGCATCGGTCGTGCTGGAATTCGGTTATCTGCTGGCGCTGATTCGCGCCTATAAAAGCGGCGACTTCGGGCAGATCTATCCGATTGCGCGCGGCCTTTCGCCGATGCTCGTGTTCGTCGGCGCACTGGTCTTCGCCCATGAGGCGCTCAAGCCGTTGGCCGCGATCGGCGTCGCGCTGGTGTCGATCGGCATCGTCTCGCTGGCGTTTCGACGCGGCATGCGCTTTTCCGGCGAGAGCGTGCCCTTCGCGCTCCTGACCGGCCTGTTCATCTCCGCGTATTCGGTGGTCGACGGAATCGGCGCGCGCGTGGCGGGCAATGGCCTGAGCTACATCATGTGGGTCTATCTGATCTGGAATATCCCGCAGTTTCTGCTCGCCTGGCATTGGCGCGGCGGCGCGAAAGGGCTTTTCATCGGCCGCGCCGTGGTGTTCAAGGGCATGGCGTCGGGCGTGCTCGCGTTGAGCGCTTACTGCCTGATCATCGAGGCTTACCGCTATCTGCCGATCGCGATGGTCTCCGCGCTGCGCGAGATGAGCTCGATCTTCGCGGTGCTGATCGGCTGGCTGTTCATGCGCGAGAAGCTGACCACGCGGCGTATCGTTGCGTGCGCGCTGGTGACGTTGGGGGCGGTGCTGATCAGGACTTGA
- the phnE gene encoding phosphonate ABC transporter, permease protein PhnE, producing the protein MNTVDLITSPARASETLAAQAASHPAPVAGKRSWLSLLGWIAVLAVLGGAWHGADMRPLDLLSDSGNMGQFAKDFFPPDFTEWRSYLHEMYVTLSVAVWGTALSLVCAVPCGLMSAHNIAPMWVVQPMRRMMDACRAINEMVFAMLFIVAVGLGPFAGVLALWVHTTGVLAKLFAEAVEAIDPRPAEGVRATGATGLDEIIYGVLPQVLPLWISYALYRFESNVRSAMVVGMVGAGGIGVVLYEAIRSFNYAQTAAVMIMVIVVVTVIDLASAWLRERVT; encoded by the coding sequence ATGAACACGGTCGATCTGATCACGTCGCCTGCGCGTGCGAGCGAAACGCTCGCCGCGCAGGCGGCGAGTCATCCCGCGCCGGTTGCGGGCAAACGCAGCTGGCTGTCGCTGCTCGGCTGGATCGCCGTGCTCGCAGTGTTGGGCGGCGCATGGCATGGCGCCGATATGCGCCCGCTGGATCTGCTGAGCGACTCCGGCAACATGGGCCAGTTCGCCAAAGACTTCTTTCCGCCCGACTTCACCGAATGGCGCAGCTATCTGCACGAGATGTATGTGACGCTCTCGGTGGCGGTGTGGGGCACCGCCCTCTCGCTCGTGTGCGCGGTGCCGTGCGGACTGATGTCCGCCCACAATATCGCGCCGATGTGGGTCGTGCAGCCCATGCGCCGCATGATGGACGCGTGCCGCGCGATCAATGAAATGGTCTTCGCCATGCTGTTCATCGTGGCGGTCGGACTTGGTCCATTTGCCGGCGTGCTGGCGCTGTGGGTGCACACTACGGGCGTGCTCGCCAAGCTGTTCGCCGAAGCCGTCGAGGCCATCGATCCGCGCCCCGCCGAAGGCGTGCGCGCGACCGGAGCAACTGGCCTCGACGAAATCATCTACGGCGTGTTGCCGCAAGTGCTGCCGTTGTGGATCTCGTACGCGTTATATCGCTTCGAATCGAACGTGCGCTCGGCGATGGTGGTCGGCATGGTCGGCGCGGGCGGCATCGGCGTGGTGTTGTACGAGGCGATCCGCTCGTTCAACTATGCGCAAACCGCCGCGGTGATGATCATGGTGATCGTGGTCGTGACGGTGATCGACCTCGCGTCCGCGTGGCTGCGTGAACGCGTGACCTGA